The genome window TCAGCAAGTGAGAAGAAGTGAAAATTATTGAAACGTTGTCATTTAGCTAGCACTGATGAGGGGATGTTTATTTGTGGCAATCTAGTGTGGTGATCCCTGTCAACCCAGCCTTTTCCACATGTTTAGGCCTATTGATAtgctgtacactgcaaaaacagaactaaaaataagtaaaatgttcttgaaatgagtgtgtttgtccttggtttgagcaggtaaataagattatctgccaatagaaggAGTattttctacccctaaaatgagataattagatatactgcacttgaagtaagatgatggagatgagttgttcctattttaagtgcaaaaatcttattccattggcaaatcatcttatttacctgctcagatcaaggacaaaggCACTCATTTCCAGAAAGTAgctctttgtgtctctgttatTGATGGAATGGTGACCTgtacagggtgtaccccgcctcttgtcCAATGACCACTCCCACACTCAATCCACCCTCCTGCTGCCCTGCGCTGATAAGGGGCTACAGACAATGGATGAATAAACTTGGCCAGAACAAGTTATCACCCTGTCCTTGCTAGAGGGGACATAtgattttcagttcttccttttcacattgaagtCATTTCTGGGCTATATAAAGTGAATGCCTTGGTCTGACTTCCTCGTTAATTTTCGCCCATGTCTCCctttttttacccctgttctgaggtgcgtctgagaacAACTTGTTTTgctgccgtctctttaaatctatagGGGGCGCTTCACACCCCCCACttctccaggtcacagagcattccactccacCCAGTCCGGCCATTTTTGTCATGTGCATTTTtattatccacttgtagcttaggcatccttcagcttgggtTATGAAATtgcagggaaaaataaaaaggatagatttgcaaaattggtaagcaggaagtccatgaccttgtttagctgctctgcagcaaatactgtgacattattatgttaaaaaaacataatagagaacATAGAGAACTGATGTGCTTGAAAAAATATGACCAGGACGTATATGAAGATATAtatgcagcacctggagagactacataCATATTTTCTGCATTCCAAAAGACtcccaacaaaatgtatttaaggtcTATTTTGCATAATATCTCCtctttaaatcacaaattaCCTGTGATTAACTACAAAAGCAGAGTCACATTTCTCTAGCCACACCCAGGTCTCTCCCAGACTTGTAGAAACAGGATATCACTGAAAGATCTTGAAATGCAGCACATCGTGCCCTGATCCAAATAAATTCAACAACAGACAAGAACAACATCAACATATATCAATGTCAAAGGGGTAAAGCTATTTCCAAAGCTTTGACACTCCCATTGGACCCCAACGAGGAACGTTATCCACGAGAACACAAGAATTAAACTGAAACCCTGCAGGTTTCACGTGCCTTAGATGTCGCTTTCATGATACGATAATAAGGATATTACTAAGCAAAAATTTTATCTATGGAAGAGTTCCAAGGCCAAAACTGACTATACtgaatttgccaaaaaaaaactcctgaagATGTGTAAGATGGGCATCATGGGACCAACACAGCGTTTCAGATAAAACACAATCGCGACCCGCAGCTAGTAATGGGAAGATCTGGGGCTGCTTCTCTGCTTCAGGACCTGCCCATCCAGCCATTGCCTATACCTGCTTATCATCCTCTGTAGCACATAATCCTAAAAGAAGACTTTGGACCATCAGTTCATGACCTGTTAACTAACTGCACTTGGGTAATGCAGACAGACAGTGATTCAAACCACACCACAAGTAGGCTTAACGATAAGCAAACAAGCAAGTCGAGGTTTCGGAGGGGCCTCGTCGGATTCTCGCTGGAATGCAATTGAGACGTTGGGACATTAAAGTGGATGGATGTTTATGCTCCAAAGTCCTTGAATGTGTCTGAATTGTGCAACTCTGCAAGCACTTCTGCAGCCATCCATCCACTGGCTAAGCCTTTTTATCAATGCAGAGGGGCCATTGGTACGAACTGcacttttcttattttactttgtgaaagtcattaaaaaaaacatctgaacttCCTAATAATGTAAATACACGGGAATGTGTGGTTGTGACAtgtcaaaacatgaaaaaggttCAGGCAGTAGGACTGCTTttacaagacaaaaaagaatAACGGCAACAGCCTCTGAAAATTAGAGATTCTTTTCCTTTTCGATAAATACACTTTGTTTCGTAAATTAAATATCCTGCGTTTAAGGTTTTATTTCCGTCTTTCTTTCCTCAATCAGACCTTCTTGGTATCCACCCGTCTCCAAACAACGGGACCCATGGCAGCTTGAACCATCTCCTGAAGCATCCCATCTATCGTCCCGTCTACCCAGCGCAGCTCTCCCATGAAACCCCCTGTGAAGGCTCCAACCCGCTCCCCACAGACAGCCTCAAATGCCTCTGTCCATCTCAGAACCCTGAAATGGTACGGGGGCTTTTGTTCGACACTCTGGACTGTTGttacacattttctttcttgaCTCACATTCACAAATTCTCACAACATAAATGAGctaaacatgcaaactcaaacTGTAGGTCTTGCTGCGGTTGCaccttatcttattttatcttatctttgCAGGAGACAGAAATGAACAGAAATCTTTTATCAATGAGTTCAGGTAatgacttgtttttcttttcattcaagATAGCGCTGGGAAATATTGACATAAAGCTTCGATTTCTCTCCTTAGTCACCAAAGATAATTTGCGCCGCCGTCACCATCCCTTCGGCACCCCCGCAGTCGTCCAGGCAGGCATCAGCTTTTGTCTGCTGTACCACTCCGACTACCTGAGCGGATACAGCAGAGACCGCCTCACGCCGCTCTGGGTGTCGTACACCCTCCCGCCTCTGGTGAGTGCACAGCTCGGCGCTCTCTTTCATCTCTAAACTTAGCCCCATCGGTTCGGAACTGCCTCGGCCGTATTTCATCCGTGGCTTTGGTTTGGCTGCAGACTGGAGGAGGTTTCTGTAGCATCTGAGTCCCTGCTGTACGGCTCTTGTCCTTTGTGCACTTTGTGGCAGAGCTTTCTTGTAAATCACAACCTCAGGCACAGCAGTGCATTTCCAAGAGAGCTCGGATTCCTCTgtctgaatgattgagcaagtGGATGTGCGATCCAAATACAGCAGAATACAGCATGCAGTGCATTGTCTGCAACCactgtaggtaaaaaaaaaaaagtgctatgACACGAAATGTTTGTGACAGTTTCGTTGTGTTACATTATAGATTAAATATtacatctaaaacaaaaacctaaacatcATTATTCATTATAAAGTTTCCAGCAAGAAAATCGATCTAAGGCTAACTTGATTATTCGGAGAGATAATTACTCCACAGAAACAGAGTAACTTGGCTGACTGGATAAGCCCcctgcttgtgtttttttaatgggaTTTCCAAGAATCCGCCAAGCTTAAATTAAAACTATCAGTCCGCGCCAGCTGGAGTCTCTAACGTATATCAACCACCAGTTTGCTCTGGTTCATGCTGTGAGCTGAAGCGCAGccaagaggggagggggaggagccTAAGACTCCGTTTACGTGATGTTTCCTGGTGAAAACTAAACAGTTTGgttgtgtttccactgttcATTTACACGACAACGCCGAGCGTTTCCTCTGACAACGACACAGTGTGAAAACAGGTTCCAGAGTGTTATGGTTCAAGAAGTTTCTGTAGTCAtgtaaacaggaaaaactgaatataataataatgtatataGCAGGTGCAAAATGCTCTATTAGCAACATATGGGTATTTGGATCTCTAATATATGATGGAttgattattaagagctttataggtgagaaggagaattttaaattctattcttgatttaacaggaaaccaATGAGGGGAAGCCGAAAGAGGGAAACATGACCTctccttttaatttttatctgaactctttctgcagcattttggatcagccaaaggcttcgaactgcattttgtggacttcctgatagtaattccaaaaaaagtaaaaaaaaaaaaaacaaagcaactggacttgctttgttttttttgttttttgtttttttgtccagttgctttgtttttgttttttaccttttttggaatgaccatgacctggatgactgagattCTTCACCAGCTTCccgatagtaaagaattacaatagccCAGTcttaaaagatttgtttttcagtgttatttttagacagaatatttttaattttggcaatattccagggGTGAAAGAAGGAAATCCTGGAAACCTGTTGACAGGGGATTTAAATGAcgttctattattattttattgatggTTTGATGGCATGTTTGtatgttctatttttatttttcatttcttcctaagtcagtttatttttttattttggagattaagttttaaaagaaaacaataaattatttttatttatatattaccATAACTGATGCCACTTTGTAATCCCTAAGTAGCAGAAGCCGGCTTCTCAAtttgtatataactttattaagTTTATTTAAGTTAATTGGTAATCCATGACTTCCTGGTTATTACGATGTGACACAGAACGACTTTTCGCTATGAGTATCTTTACAAGGGCAGTCGCTATCACAGAGGGTGTTGTATATTATCTCAGAATAACTTTTATCACCTCATTATTTTGTCAGTACAAACTGTATTTGGTAATGACTAAAGATTAATAATGTCATTATCGCAAGACAACAGATTAGGCTATGATGTTTTACAACATTGTAGCCTAGTTTTACAAAAGGATGTCTCACAACAAATACAATATCTAAAAATCAAAATGACACTAAATCAGTCTGGCTTTACAAATTTACTATAGTCATGTTTGCAAGTGAACTGAGCTGAAAAGGTCCCATCTAGAAACAAAGTATTACTGGTAAAACTTTTCTGCTGGGGCAAGGGTCATGATACCAATACAGCAGAGTGAAATTGGGTGTAACACACAGATTCATTTTGGCCAAACTATCATCTTGCAATCTTATCACAGAATGATACAAACTTACTTTTAATAGAGATGAGCAAATTCTTGATCTTCTTTCCATTCTTCTGTTGCTAACTTCTGTAACAAGTACACAGTAAAGTTGATAAAGCGGCTGTCTACTGCAAGTATTGTTGCATAAATGTAGGTTTCTCCCTATAAGGGCTCCAACATGATCTGTTTGCTCCGAGAGGATAATAAGACTTATTGTTCTCTCATAAAATGAGCTTCGATGAGTCCAGGGACACGGCAAGCGAGTGACaccaaagctgaactttttttaCCTGCATGCAAAACATTCTGCGCTGCAGAAAGCCAACGTTGCATGTCACCATCATCACTGCAGCATCATGCTCCGGGGAGGTTTTTCTGGTCAGAGTTTATGTTTAAATTCGAACCTCAATCCAATTAAGAATTTGTAACAagacttctttttattttctttgcagaTACTCTCCAATAGCTTGagctgtatatatttttttttttacaaaaaaatgctaaaatacgTGTTCAAAGCTGTTTGAGATAAACTCCAGAATTTTCGCAAGTGTAAAGTCAGTACCTTAAATACATTGATTAAAGAGGATTTAGAATTACTTGCTTTATAACAGATCAGCCTAAATATGCAGCGTTGTTCTTCTTTTACTGCCTGTAGATGTTAAAACTAAAAGGAAAAGCTCCAGACACGAAGCAAACAGTAAGCATTTTGAATCTTGCGTGCATACCTTTGTTGTCCTATTGTTCTTGAAAGACTTTTAAACTGAGCAGAAATAAAGaaggtaaatgttttctttaccaACATATAGATGATTTTATGAGGAAGTTTTTTGCTTTTGGCTAAACCATATAAATTTTGTGGTTTCACTTAACATCACCCAAGAATTTAACCTCAGATAAATGACATTTTCTATGAGCTCTGCTAACCAAAAGAGTGGAATTCCCTCACCGAGCCGTTCAGTAAGCTAAATCTGAATCCGGGCCAAATGATCTTGCACCCAAAGACCTGTCCTGCTGTCCACCACTCACTGATCCCCTCTCTCAGTTCACAGTGCGAGACCCGAGCCACGAGGGGTGTGTTCGAGCTGACGTGCGCGTCCCGTCTTCCTCTGACCGGCTGTGTCTCCGCTACAGAAATCAGAGCCATCTGTCGTATGGTCTGCTGCACCCCCCCTGTGAGTGTGTGTAACTGTATATCTGTTACGTCTAGAAAGGTTTGCCTCCAGGTGGCTTCAGCAGgtgaagtgaaagagaaagttAACGCTCACTTCCCATTTTCACTGGTACAAAATAAGGTACaacactgatttatttttatttttttgcagcaactaaagattttaagattattttgaCCGATAGGCCTGTAAAGTTTAGCTTTAACAATGTACACGGTTAGCATTTGTAGGTTTTCCAACCTCACGTCATCAGTAATTTCCACCATTTGCTTCAGTGTAATTGATTGATCGTGTTTGCAATGAATCTCCACCTAGATCTCCACTTGTCATTATCTTTACAGATCTAAATGCCACTGGTCCAGAGACTGACTCGCTTATCAGCAGCAACATGGTACCAATGTTCCCTGCATTTAAAAGTAAGTATTTCTGCACATATCTGTCaagtttgagtttgttttttgtttgttttttttaagagcatTTGGAGTTTTTACGCTAAGAATGCAATAATTTCAAAGCTATAAGATTTGACAACAGGTTGAGCAACGTACAGAAGATATTTGTAGGAACTGCCTCAGGTTCCTGGATGTGCCCATAACCTGCCAGGCCTCCAGTACACAAAAAACCTGCTTTGTGCATGCTTGAACAAAGCTCGTCTGTAGAACTATTCTTCAACTCCTGAACTGAGGagatctctgttttttttgacTCAGTGCCAAGCTTGTGTTTTCTTGCTAGATCTTCAAATTTTCAGACaactaaaacaaaagtttttacaTCTTTACTTCTGTTCTCTAAACTGTTCaaaactaaagttttttttttcatgtacatTGTGAATTGGATCTGGACAATCTGGTAACTGTTTAGTATTAGTTGAGTTTtgttcaataaaatccttcagaGTTTACCCGTAATCTGTGAACATACTTTAAAGGAAAGCTCTCTAGGtaaacatgaaaataattattttaaaaaagaatttcGAATGCATGGAAAATACCTATCACCATCAGGtgctgccctctggtggctCATTTTTGCTTGTACACAGTTTAACACAGATAATCCAGAGTTCAGAGATGTCTGTTTGTAAAAATTACAGGATTATTTGTTGTACTCAGccctattttttcatgttttctcagAGGTTTGGACACATTTCCACACTTCCATGCTTTTGAACTATTCACAAGAGCTGAACGGGGTCAACGTCATCAGTGGGCCAATATATGATGTAGATTTTGATGGAAATGCCGATCCAGTCATCAGCAGCTCGTAAGTTTTCTACAGATTTATGGTGATTGCTACCACGTGGTACCACGTGTTTAGATGCTAAATCCATGTTTAGCATCTAAACATTTAAGTGTAAATCAAGCCTGGGAACTTTTACTGCACACAAATGCATACACATTAAAAACTAGGCAACCTTTTGTAGAAGTCTCattaaaaataagttgttttttacTATATTTGCAGTCTATTAAAATCTGCACAATATTgctttcaatgtatgtttcaatttGTCTCTACATTCGATGTGCATCATGAGGCCATTTCTTATGTTTTAAAATCAGGATTTAACTGATTCAATACCAAAACTTTAAACCATCTTAAATAACCCACTAGTAGCTAAATTTGCGCTCTGAACTAAGGTTTGTGTGCACTTGCACCATcactacaaataaaaatcatcaaaaGATGTGCAACAGATTATTAAGTAAATTAGCTTTAAATTCTGAAAAAAGTTTTTGTATTCTTGTTCAACTTTAATGCAAATTAAGGTGAATTCTAAAGTTTATTTACAATCCAGTAGGGGATCCTGTAACCTGCAGTTGGGGATCATTTAAAAAGAGAGAACGGCTCAATTACTCATCCGGGGGCtcacaaaacccaaaaagtAAAGCACTGCAGGTCTCAGCTGCCTCGGTTCGGGTCAGCGGTCAAGATTCAACATTAAGAAAGAGAGACTGGTGAAGTTGGTAAAGGTCAGCTCagattaaggcaaggcaagtttatttgtattgctaatttcagtaacaagacaatcagtgctgtacatgaacagaacataagaaaagagagaaaggaagTAACTTTTAGCGAAGTGCTGAAATGAAGGTGCTAAATGGCAGACCATCGTCAGAATCCAACGTAAGCTTTAATAGAAGCATTGGACAAACCACCATGACAACTGAGATGAAACATGtctgaaatgtgcaaaaatatttatatg of Fundulus heteroclitus isolate FHET01 chromosome 15, MU-UCD_Fhet_4.1, whole genome shotgun sequence contains these proteins:
- the LOC118566146 gene encoding ectonucleotide pyrophosphatase/phosphodiesterase family member 3-like yields the protein SNSTPGKNCNGGFHGSDNVFTNMQSIFIGYGPGFKTNTVVAPFENIEIYNLMCDLLGIHPSPNNGTHGSLNHLLKHPIYRPVYPAQLSHETPCEGSNPLPTDSLKCLCPSQNPEMETEMNRNLLSMSSVTKDNLRRRHHPFGTPAVVQAGISFCLLYHSDYLSGYSRDRLTPLWVSYTLPPLFTVRDPSHEGCVRADVRVPSSSDRLCLRYRNQSHLSYGLLHPPYLNATGPETDSLISSNMVPMFPAFKKVWTHFHTSMLLNYSQELNGVNVISGPIYDVDFDGNADPVISSSNETAVPTHFFVIMTSCGNSLCEGPLRAISFIMPHAPDYREFCAEESDLSWVEEWLRFHTARVRDIELLTGLSFYHGRISVEETIQLKTFLHTG